The Mycobacterium sp. EPa45 genomic interval AACTGCGGGCAGTTCTGAGACGTTAGGCTGCCCGCGTGCTGATCGTCATCGAGGGACTGGATGGGGCCGGCAAGCGCACATTGACCGTTGGCCTCCAGCGCGCCTTTGAGGCCGACGGTATGTCGGTCACGACGCTGGCTTTCCCTCGGTACGGCCAGTCGATCCACGCCGACCTCGCCAGCGAGGCGTTGCACGGCCAGCACGGCGATCTGGCTTCGTCGGTGTATGCGATGGCGACGCTGTTCGCCCTCGACCGGGCCGGGGCGGTCGAACAGATTGCGGATCTGCGTCGTCGACATGACGTGGTGATCCTGGATCGCTACGTCGCCTCCAACGCCGCCTACAGTGCTGCTCGTCTGCATCAGGATGGCGCCGGTGAGGCGGTGTCATGGGTGGGTGAACTCGAATACGGCCGGTTCGCCCTGCCCAAGCCGGATCGACAAATCCTGCTCGACGCCTCGGTCGAGTTGGCCGCCGAACGGGCCAGGCAGCGGGCCCAGCAGGAGGCCGACCGGGCCCGCGACGCCTACGAGCGGGACGACGGACTGCAGCGCCGGACCGGCGCCGTCTATGCCGAATTGGGTGCCGCTAACTGGGGTGGACCGTGGTCGATCGTCGCTCCGGACGTCGATCCGGCGGCGTTGGTGGCGTCTCTACAGCATTAGGGACGTTGCATGCAGCGGAAATGTCGCAACTCGCCCGTGTGGTAGCCGGGGTTTGTCCCAATTCGGTGACACCATGGACAACATGAGGCAAAGGATTCTCGTAGTCGACGACGACCCATCGCTGGCCGAGATGCTCACCATCGTTTTGCGTGGCGAGGGTTTCGACACCGCAGTCATCGGCGACGGCTCGCAGGCGCTGACGGCTGTCCGTGAGCTTCGCCCCGATCTGGTGTTGCTGGACCTCATGCTGCCCGGCATGAACGGCATCGATGTGTGCCGGGTATTACGGGCGGACTCCGGCGTGCCGATCGTCATGCTCACTGCCAAGACCGACACCGTCGATGTGGTGCTGGGCTTGGAGTCGGGCGCCGACGACTACGTGATGAAGCCGTTCAAACCCAAGGAACTGGTCGCGCGAGTCCGGGCCCGGTTGCGGCGCAACGAGGACGAGCCGGCCGAGATGCTGTCGATCGCCGACATCGACATCGACGTGCCCGCTCACAAGGTCACCCGGGAGGGCGAGCAGATTTCGCTGACTCCACTGGAGTTCGACCTGCTGGTGGCGCTGGCACGCAAACCACGCCAGGTGTTTACTCGAGATGTGCTGCTCGAACAGGTGTGGGGATATCGCCACCCCGCGGACACCCGTTTGGTGAATGTCCATGTCCAGCGCTTACGGGCCAAGGTCGAGAAGGACCCGGAGAACCCGCAGGTGGTGCTGACCGTTCGAGGAGTGGGTTACAAGGCCGGACCGCCGTGAGTCGCGCGGAGGAGCGCCGCACGTGATTTTCGGCTCGAGGCGGCGCATCCGCGGTCCGTGGGGGCGATCGGGTCCCCTGGTTCGGGGTACGAGTGCGCTGAGTCGAGCACTGGGGCTGATCTGGCGCCGCTCGCTGCAGTTGCGGGTGGTGGTGCTGACGTTGGGCCTGTCGGCGGCCGTGATCTTGGTGCTTGGCTTCGTGCTCACCAGCCAGATCACCAACCGGGTGCTCGACGTGAAAGTGCATGCGGCGACCGAGGAGCTCGATCGGGCGCGCAATACCGTCAGCGGAACGGTCAGTGGTGAAGAGGCCCGGTCGCTGGACTCCAGCCTGCAGCTGGCCCGTAACACCCTGATCTCCAAGACCGGCCAGTCGTCGGGGGCCGGACTCGCCGGCACCTTCGACGCGGTGCTCATGGTCCCGGGGGATGGCCCGCGGGCGGCCACCGCCGCCGGGCCGATGGATCAGATCCCGAAGTCGTTGCGCGACTTCGTCAAAGCCGGCCAGGTCAGTTATCAGTACTCTGCGGTGCGCACCGAGAGTTTCAGCGGCCCGGCCCTGTTGATCGGAACCCCGGCACCGTCGCGTGTGCCGAATCTCGAGTTGTACCTGATCTTCCCGCTGAACAGCGAGGAGAACACGATCACGCTGGTGCGCGGCACCATGGCCACCGGCGGGCTCGTTCTGCTGGTGCTACTGGCCGGAATTGCGCTGCTGGTCTCGCGGCAGGTGGTGCTGCCGGTGCGGTCGGCCTCGCGGATCGCCGAGCGGTTCGCCGAAGGTCATCTGTCCGAGCGGATGCCGGTGCGCGGCGAGGACGATATGGCGCGGCTGGCCGTGTCCTTCAACGACATGGCCGAAAGCCTGCAGCGGCAGATCACCCAGCTCGAAGAGTTCGGCAACTTGCAGCGCCGGTTCACCTCCGACGTCAGCCATGAGCTGCGCACGCCACTGACCACCGTGCGAATGGCGGCCGACCTGATTCACGACCATTCCGAGGAACTCGACCCGGCGCTGCGCCGCTCCACCGAGCTGATGGTCAACGAACTCGACCGATTCGAGACGCTACTCAACGACCTGCTGGAGATCTCCCGCCACGACGCGGGCGTCGCCGAACTCTCCGTCGAGGCAGTCGATCTGCGCTCAACGGTCAACAGCGCACTGGGCAGTGTCGGCCATCTCGCCGACGAGGCGGGTATCGAATTGATGGTCAACCTGCCCGACCACGAAGTCATCGCCGAGGTCGACGCCCGCCGAGTCGAGCGCATCCTGCGCAACCTGATCGCCAACGCGATCGACCATGCCGAGCACAAACCGGTCCGGATCCGAATGGGCGCCGACGAGGACACCGTCGCGGTCACCGTCCGGGACTACGGTGTCGGCCTTCGGCCCGGCGAGGAGAAGCTGGTGTTCAGCCGGTTCTGGCGCTCGGACCCGTCACGGGTGCGCCGCTCCGGCGGAACGGGGCTCGGCTTGGCGATCAGCATCGAGGACGCCCGGCTACACCAGGGCCGCCTGGAGGCGTGGGGCGAGCCGGGTAAGGGTGCCTGCTTCCGGCTGACGTTGCCACTGGTGCGCGGCCACAAGGTCACCACCAGTCCGTTGCCGCTGAAACCCGTTGCCGCAGAACGTCAAGATGGCCGGCAACGGGAGAGCGTGTGACACGCCGGCTGCTGGCTCTGTTGATGGCCGGGCTGGTCGCGATCGCGACGGGGGCATGCGCCGGTGTGCCGAATTCCTCGGCGCCCCAGGCGATCGGGACTGTCGAGCGTCCTCAGCCCAAGAGCCTGCCGAAGCCGACCCCGGGGATGGATCCCGATCAGCTGCTCCGTGAATTCCTCAAGGCCACCGCGGATCCGGCGAATCGGCATCTGGCGGCGCGGCAGTTCCTCACCGCAGCGGCCACGAGCGGCTGGGACGATCAGGGCAGTGCGCTGCTGATCGACAACGTCGTGTTCGTCGAAACCCGTACTCCTGAA includes:
- a CDS encoding dTMP kinase; protein product: MLIVIEGLDGAGKRTLTVGLQRAFEADGMSVTTLAFPRYGQSIHADLASEALHGQHGDLASSVYAMATLFALDRAGAVEQIADLRRRHDVVILDRYVASNAAYSAARLHQDGAGEAVSWVGELEYGRFALPKPDRQILLDASVELAAERARQRAQQEADRARDAYERDDGLQRRTGAVYAELGAANWGGPWSIVAPDVDPAALVASLQH
- the mtrA gene encoding two-component system response regulator MtrA translates to MDNMRQRILVVDDDPSLAEMLTIVLRGEGFDTAVIGDGSQALTAVRELRPDLVLLDLMLPGMNGIDVCRVLRADSGVPIVMLTAKTDTVDVVLGLESGADDYVMKPFKPKELVARVRARLRRNEDEPAEMLSIADIDIDVPAHKVTREGEQISLTPLEFDLLVALARKPRQVFTRDVLLEQVWGYRHPADTRLVNVHVQRLRAKVEKDPENPQVVLTVRGVGYKAGPP
- the mtrB gene encoding MtrAB system histidine kinase MtrB, with the translated sequence MIFGSRRRIRGPWGRSGPLVRGTSALSRALGLIWRRSLQLRVVVLTLGLSAAVILVLGFVLTSQITNRVLDVKVHAATEELDRARNTVSGTVSGEEARSLDSSLQLARNTLISKTGQSSGAGLAGTFDAVLMVPGDGPRAATAAGPMDQIPKSLRDFVKAGQVSYQYSAVRTESFSGPALLIGTPAPSRVPNLELYLIFPLNSEENTITLVRGTMATGGLVLLVLLAGIALLVSRQVVLPVRSASRIAERFAEGHLSERMPVRGEDDMARLAVSFNDMAESLQRQITQLEEFGNLQRRFTSDVSHELRTPLTTVRMAADLIHDHSEELDPALRRSTELMVNELDRFETLLNDLLEISRHDAGVAELSVEAVDLRSTVNSALGSVGHLADEAGIELMVNLPDHEVIAEVDARRVERILRNLIANAIDHAEHKPVRIRMGADEDTVAVTVRDYGVGLRPGEEKLVFSRFWRSDPSRVRRSGGTGLGLAISIEDARLHQGRLEAWGEPGKGACFRLTLPLVRGHKVTTSPLPLKPVAAERQDGRQRESV